The Candidatus Omnitrophota bacterium genome segment GCGCCCGGTATCTTTAATACGTCGTTATACAGAAATTTGCGTTTGCAGGTTATGTAATTATTAACGCGCGTCGGGTTCAGGGAAAGATTGCCGACCATATCTTCCAATATCGCTTCTGTCCCTATGAACGGGTCAGATACGTCGGCAAGCTCCAGCGATTTTGACACAACATCTTCCTCGTTTACAAATTCCGGGCTTTCCCTGTGAATATCGATGTTGTCAAGATATGAGCTTGATATCGTATTTTCCGTCGGGCTTGCTGTAAGCGTAAGCGTTGATTTTGCCCTTGTTATGGCCACATAGAAGAGCCTCGTCTCGTCGTAGAGCGCGAGTTGTTTTAAAAGAGACTTTTCTTTTATCCTCTCCTTTGTTTTGAATAACGTCGCCGGCAGAGGTATCTTTTCCGGTATGGGCCTTGCCGGCCAATTCTTGTTTTGCAGGCAGAAAGGTATTAATACGGAGTGGAACTCCTGTCCCTTGGAGCCATGCGCCGTATAAATTCTCACCCCGTCCTGTGTCATAGTGACGAGCTGGCCCTGCACGGGCAGGTTGTGGTCGCGGCGCGTCTTCATCTCGAGGATAAAATCGTTTAGCCTTATGCCGGGTTTCGCAAGATCCGCGTTCTTGACCATGTTTACAAAAGAAGTCACCGCCCTTAAATCCCTGATCCTTAATATTTTTTTGTCGGCATACTCTTTGAGGATGTGCTTAAATATTCCGGCGTCTTTTATGTAATTTAACAGGATAGTGTGAATGGTCCTTGTCTGGGCATCGTCGAAGAGATTTTTTATTGCCTCATATGCGCGGTGCGGTTTGAAATGTTCGAAAAATTCGGATAATAAAGTTACGCTCCTGTCTTTCTCTTTCTTTTTGTTTACCATGTTGACAAATTTCAGTACTTGGGCGTGCGGTATGCCGAAATAATCCGAAGTCAGCACTTTGTAGAATACCAGGTCTTTGGATCCGATGTCATTGCTTTCCATCGAAATCAGCTCGAGGACATCCAACAGCTGCTTTACGCGCTTATGGGAACTTATATCTTCTTTTCCATCGGTTGCGTAAGGTATCCCCGCCTGTATAAAAGCATCTATGATCTTTGGTATATTGTTCCTCTTCCTGACGAGTACGGCGATATTATTGTACGGATGATTGCGTTCTTCGGCAGAGATTTCTTTAGAGCACAGTATCCTTTCCCTCAACTCTTTGACCTTGTCCACCATATATAAAAGCTCTTCGTCTTCCGTAGTAAACTCCCTGAAGAGGATCTCCTTATCCTTGTAGTCCTTTAAGCTCTCCAGCCTCTTTTCGGCCATCCTCTCTTCGCGGGGTATTATGTTTATTATGTTTTTTGATACTTGTATAAGATCGTTGGTGGAGCGGTAATTATCTTCTAAGGATATCTCTTTGAGCTTTGGAAATCTTTCCTTTAGTGCCCTGAAATTTCCCACGCTGGCTCCCTGAAATCTATATATGGATTGATCGTCATCTCCGACACAGCAGAGGTTGGGATCCTTATCATCAATAAGGCTGAATAATAGGTCCAGCTGCGCTCCATTAGTATCCTGATATTCATCGACCATGACATACAGGTATTGCTTTCTGTATTTTTTCCGCAGGGCCAGTTCTTTCTTAAGCGCCTCGGTCGCGAACAGTATCATGTCGTCATAATCATATCTGCCGCGTTCATCGAATATCTCTTTATTATTGCCGCGTTTTAAGTCTTCATACATCCTGTATGCTACCGCAAGCGCTTTTAGGCGCCCTATATGCTTGTCCTCCAGGTATGGATCGAGTTTTTTATGCTTCGCGAGATAGCCGTCAAGTGAGTCGGGCTTTATCCCGTCTTTCTTTAGTTCCCCTATCTTCTGTTTGATCTCGCCCAGATATATATACGGAGCGTTAAATGGCCTTATTTCGTCCACGCCCTTGGCGTGATCGAGTATATACTCTATCGCCCTTACCTGTTCAACCTCGTCCATCTGGATCTTGTCGCCGGCATAGTTTGCGGCTTCTTCCGATTCTTGAATTATTGAATTCGCGAAGCTATGGAACGTGCCGACGTCTATGTCGTAGCCCTTGGCGCCTATTATCCTGGCAAGACGTTCTTTCATGGCTTTGGTCGCGGCATTGGTATAAGTGAGTATAAGTATGTTTTCGGGAAGGACGTCCGGTTTTTTGCTTAAGATGGCCTTGGCTCTTACCGATAATAGCTGGGTCTTGCCTGTACCGGGCCCGGCGAGGACAAGCAGAGGGCCGTCTATGGTGTCGACGGCCAGTTTTTGCTTCCCGTTCAGCTTGGCGTAGAATTCTTCCAGAGTACTATGCGGATTTTCTTTTTTTAAGGAGTTTTTCAATTTTTGAAATAATTTTAGGATCGCGTGTATAGCTATATCCTGTAGTGGATGTGGTCCTGTGCGCCGCTAATATTTTTAGTTTAACCAGGTCTTCAAGAGCTTTTCTAACCTTTGAGCGCTCCTCGCGTACCCATGTGGAAATACCTCGCGGCGTATCTATAGAGGCCTGGTTTTCATGAAAGAATTTCATTATCTTAAAGTGCAGTTCCGATAAAGCGGTCTTGTCATCGTTTGCCATGTTTTTCCCTCGCAAGCATTTCACTTATATCTTTTCTCTTTATGACTTCTAAAAACGCCTGTACTACTTTTGGATCAAATTGTTTTCCTGAGCTGTTGCGGATCTCTTCGGCCGCCGCGTTTATGGATTTAGGCGTCCTGTAAGGCTTTTTCGTTATCATGGCCTCAAAAGCGCTCACTACCGCCATTATCCTGGCGCCTACAGGGATCTGGTCTTTCTTCAGTCCTTTGGGATAGCCTGTGCCGTCGTAGTTTTCATGGTGATGGAGTATTATAGGGATTATCGACTTTAATGCCTTTATCGGTTTTAATATTTCTGCGCCTATTATCGGATGTTCTTTTACCAGATTATACTGTTTTTCGGTGAGCTTCGCGGGTTTTTTAAGGACTTCTTCGGGCACGATCAGCTGCCCCGCGTCATGCAACAGTATCGAGTATTCTATGCTCTTGAGCTCATATCCGGAAAGGTGTAATTTTTGTCCGACCAGCGTCGTTATCCTTAAAAATGAAGCCCGCGGCATATACTGGCCGCTTTTGCGCGTGCTCACTATTGCCGCAAGGGACTTTATCATTCCAAATGTTAATTTCTCCTGCTCCTTATATAGATGCGCGTTCTTTATCGCTATTACCGCCTGCTCGGCAAGGGTGGACATTATCTCCTGGTCGAATTGCGTGAAGGGTTTGCCGTCTATCTTGTCATATAGCGTTATAACACCGATGACATCCTCGTCTATCAAAGGTGTGGCCAGGTGATTTTTGTCGCGTATCGGCCTGCCGAATTTCGCGGCTTTGCCCGGCGACCAGCGGCCTATGCGCACCTTCTTAAGCTTTGATTTAGTTTCTCTCAAGTCTACAGTGGCCTTCGGCAGCAGCAGTTTTTTGGTGGAATCTACAAGTTTTATGGAACATCTGTTGGCCCTTATTACTTGCAATGAAAGTCTCGCCACTCGAGGCAGAAGCTCGTTCATATCAAGGGTAGAGCCTATAAGCCTGTGCACCGTGTGGACCGTCGATAACGCTATAGCGCGCGGACGTATCGTCTCATACAATTTGGATAGCTCAAGTTCTTTCTGCACTTCTTTTACTATAGTATCCGTAAAAGCGGCGAAGATGTCCATTATCTCGTCGGAGACATCTTTTTTGGTATAACATGCGCCTATGTAGCCGTATAGTTTGTCGCCCTGCGAAATAGGATAGATGAATCCGCGCAGGCCCTCTATGCATTCAAACCGCACCATCCTTTTCTCCAGGCCGGCCTTTTCCACCATATCTTCCAACATCCTGACGCAGCTGGCGCCTTTTTGGAAATCAGGTTTTTTAAGAAATGGGCATGTGTTTAAGACGAGTTTCTTTATAGACGCCGCTGAAGGATGCGGCTCCTCTATGAGCCACCACATAGCGCTCTTTAGGCATGAGCCGAAACATTCTTCTTCTTTTTTCAGGCTTACGCTCTTCTTCAGCTTGTCAAAAAGTTCCTGTTGGTATTCCCTGTCTGTAAATTCCTGCTTCATAAGATTAGATTATATTGTCCTTTATGAATATTGTCAATTTGTAACGGCCCGGGCGGTTATCTGTAATTACAGAAAGTAAGAGCTAAGGGATAATCTATCTTTTTAAGATGCGCTATGACCGACTGCAAGTCATCTTTTTTCGGCGAAGAGACCCTTATCTTCTCTCCTTCTATCTGCGCCTGGACTTTAAATCCCAGCCCTTTTATTATTTTAACGAGTTCCTTGGCCTTATCCTGCGGTATGCCGGCGGCCAGATCCGCTATCTGCTGAAGGCATCCGCCGAATATGCTTTGCGGCTCCGCGAATGTCAGAAGCTTCATCGAGACGCCTCTCTTCGCGAGTTTTGCCGCAAGTATATCATTTACAGAGCGCAGCTTAAAATCGTCATCACCCACAAGCGTTATCTTTTTCTCGTTCCGGTTGTAATCGATAGACGACTTACTGCCCCTGAAATCGAATCTCTGCGCGAGCTCTTTCTTGGCCTGGTTTACCGCGTTGTCCACTTCCTGCAGGTCCGCTTCGGAAATTATGTCGAATGAAAAACTTTCTTTTGCCATATTATTTTTCCCTTGCGCTTATTATAGCATGCCTGTCGGCATGTTTCATCATTTTCTTGCTTAAGTACGCCTTTCTCTTTGGCTCGGGAAATTTTTCAATGGCGTATCTTAACATCGTCCGCGGCATATTTTCGCAGTGGACGGACAAAAAGCCTTCAAGGGTCTTTACATCACGCTTGCCCACTTCCCGCAGCATCCAGCCGACAGCTTTATGGATAAGATCTTCTTTATCGCCCATGAGCATTCCGGATAATCTTAGAGTCTCTTCAAAATCGTTATTTCTTATATAGTAAAATGTGGCTATTACGGCTAATCGTCTTTCCCAGAGATTTTTGGATTTCGCAAGCTCATAGAGCGCGCGCTTATCTTTATCATTAAGAAATCCGCCTATTATATGATGCGCGGTCAGATCCACCAGGTCCCAATTATTTACAAATGCGGAATTCTTCATGTATAACCGGTATATCTTCTTTTTGCCGGTATCATCGGCAGATTTGAATTTATAGACGAGTATTAAAAGCGCGGTAAGTCTCTCCTCGTGAATGGGGGATCTTAAGAGTTTTGGCAGGTATTTTAAACCTATATCTTTGAATTCTTTGACAACTTTCCTGGCATAAGGCACCATAACCCCGATAAATATGTCACCCTGGGCGTACTCACCGGGGCCTGTTTTAAAAAACCGCTGGAGAACGGGGATTTTTTTCTTATTACTGTATTGCTTTAATCTTTTTTTAATAGCCGATACTGACATTTACTTCTTTATTATTTTAAAGCTCCAAACCGTATCATGCCGGCTCCAGATCCTCGCTGAAGCATCGCGCTGTTCGACATACCAGCTGTATGTGACGCCGTCTTCGAATTTATCAGCGGGGACATCTATTGAAAATACATTCTGAGGCAACT includes the following:
- a CDS encoding ATP-dependent DNA helicase; this translates as MKNSLKKENPHSTLEEFYAKLNGKQKLAVDTIDGPLLVLAGPGTGKTQLLSVRAKAILSKKPDVLPENILILTYTNAATKAMKERLARIIGAKGYDIDVGTFHSFANSIIQESEEAANYAGDKIQMDEVEQVRAIEYILDHAKGVDEIRPFNAPYIYLGEIKQKIGELKKDGIKPDSLDGYLAKHKKLDPYLEDKHIGRLKALAVAYRMYEDLKRGNNKEIFDERGRYDYDDMILFATEALKKELALRKKYRKQYLYVMVDEYQDTNGAQLDLLFSLIDDKDPNLCCVGDDDQSIYRFQGASVGNFRALKERFPKLKEISLEDNYRSTNDLIQVSKNIINIIPREERMAEKRLESLKDYKDKEILFREFTTEDEELLYMVDKVKELRERILCSKEISAEERNHPYNNIAVLVRKRNNIPKIIDAFIQAGIPYATDGKEDISSHKRVKQLLDVLELISMESNDIGSKDLVFYKVLTSDYFGIPHAQVLKFVNMVNKKKEKDRSVTLLSEFFEHFKPHRAYEAIKNLFDDAQTRTIHTILLNYIKDAGIFKHILKEYADKKILRIRDLRAVTSFVNMVKNADLAKPGIRLNDFILEMKTRRDHNLPVQGQLVTMTQDGVRIYTAHGSKGQEFHSVLIPFCLQNKNWPARPIPEKIPLPATLFKTKERIKEKSLLKQLALYDETRLFYVAITRAKSTLTLTASPTENTISSSYLDNIDIHRESPEFVNEEDVVSKSLELADVSDPFIGTEAILEDMVGNLSLNPTRVNNYITCKRKFLYNDVLKIPGAKKKSLVFGNCVHKALEEVYKEYKNSRFFPKFRFFLDEFKKELKNQGPDKLMESECLKKAESDDIKNWFEKASKEPVMPIDLEKKILITIGENIIFTGKYDKVEWEDEKRSLVRIVDYKTGKGDDHIKKISEACDLASDECDGYLRQLVCYKLLYERDKSVPVGIKVSHGVLAFIEPLKSELRKYGYRKGDYANFSVEISEDMVRNMEELIKKVWADIKALSFEKLPERDDDKCQKCDFDDVCWGN
- a CDS encoding HD domain-containing phosphohydrolase, whose product is MKQEFTDREYQQELFDKLKKSVSLKKEEECFGSCLKSAMWWLIEEPHPSAASIKKLVLNTCPFLKKPDFQKGASCVRMLEDMVEKAGLEKRMVRFECIEGLRGFIYPISQGDKLYGYIGACYTKKDVSDEIMDIFAAFTDTIVKEVQKELELSKLYETIRPRAIALSTVHTVHRLIGSTLDMNELLPRVARLSLQVIRANRCSIKLVDSTKKLLLPKATVDLRETKSKLKKVRIGRWSPGKAAKFGRPIRDKNHLATPLIDEDVIGVITLYDKIDGKPFTQFDQEIMSTLAEQAVIAIKNAHLYKEQEKLTFGMIKSLAAIVSTRKSGQYMPRASFLRITTLVGQKLHLSGYELKSIEYSILLHDAGQLIVPEEVLKKPAKLTEKQYNLVKEHPIIGAEILKPIKALKSIIPIILHHHENYDGTGYPKGLKKDQIPVGARIMAVVSAFEAMITKKPYRTPKSINAAAEEIRNSSGKQFDPKVVQAFLEVIKRKDISEMLAREKHGKR
- a CDS encoding YajQ family cyclic di-GMP-binding protein, whose translation is MAKESFSFDIISEADLQEVDNAVNQAKKELAQRFDFRGSKSSIDYNRNEKKITLVGDDDFKLRSVNDILAAKLAKRGVSMKLLTFAEPQSIFGGCLQQIADLAAGIPQDKAKELVKIIKGLGFKVQAQIEGEKIRVSSPKKDDLQSVIAHLKKIDYPLALTFCNYR
- a CDS encoding DNA alkylation repair protein, whose protein sequence is MSVSAIKKRLKQYSNKKKIPVLQRFFKTGPGEYAQGDIFIGVMVPYARKVVKEFKDIGLKYLPKLLRSPIHEERLTALLILVYKFKSADDTGKKKIYRLYMKNSAFVNNWDLVDLTAHHIIGGFLNDKDKRALYELAKSKNLWERRLAVIATFYYIRNNDFEETLRLSGMLMGDKEDLIHKAVGWMLREVGKRDVKTLEGFLSVHCENMPRTMLRYAIEKFPEPKRKAYLSKKMMKHADRHAIISAREK